In a single window of the Bacillus mycoides genome:
- a CDS encoding ArsR/SmtB family transcription factor yields the protein MEVFHVTSRKRETYNVQMKYSILFECALGIAAVTHKRLIDTLEKSQSEWEKIRQSLSVEMREHLQFVEENNTWKALLQLLYEGDFQDLSQFIANIDSLSEEDLKYICLPFLGEAYQAKRRLAASGEVSVIHELKELTHDHQFFSTYIEFVCHADVRELKTHLIAVMTGWYDSVVKKEAEEIVSILQRDYEAKNEMNKKMKPEEFVEWATGGVTYMPEPSVHHVLLIPQITYRPWNIEADIEDTKVFHYPVANESIHPEDPYEPSYFLVHKHKALGDEARLRIVKLLFEQERTLQEITERLQLGKSTVHHHLKLLRSAKLVDIQDGKYVLRKKAVQSLAKELDAFLNR from the coding sequence ATGGAAGTCTTTCACGTAACGAGTAGAAAGAGGGAAACGTACAACGTTCAAATGAAGTATTCGATACTTTTCGAATGTGCACTTGGCATTGCGGCAGTTACTCATAAAAGGTTAATCGACACGCTTGAAAAATCTCAAAGTGAATGGGAAAAAATTAGACAATCATTATCGGTAGAGATGAGAGAGCATTTACAGTTCGTAGAAGAAAATAATACATGGAAAGCATTACTTCAGTTATTGTATGAGGGAGATTTTCAGGATCTATCACAGTTTATTGCAAATATCGATTCACTTTCAGAAGAAGATTTAAAGTATATATGTTTACCGTTTTTAGGAGAAGCGTATCAAGCGAAAAGACGTTTAGCTGCAAGCGGAGAAGTATCTGTAATACATGAACTAAAGGAACTGACACATGATCATCAGTTTTTCTCTACGTATATAGAGTTTGTATGTCATGCCGATGTGCGCGAACTAAAAACGCATTTAATCGCCGTTATGACAGGTTGGTATGACAGTGTTGTAAAAAAAGAGGCAGAAGAAATTGTTTCTATACTACAGCGAGATTATGAAGCGAAAAATGAAATGAATAAAAAGATGAAACCGGAAGAGTTTGTCGAGTGGGCTACAGGTGGAGTTACATATATGCCAGAGCCAAGTGTTCATCACGTACTTCTTATCCCGCAAATTACATACAGACCGTGGAACATAGAAGCTGATATTGAAGATACGAAAGTGTTTCATTATCCAGTCGCAAATGAAAGTATACATCCAGAAGATCCGTATGAGCCGAGTTATTTTTTAGTTCATAAACATAAGGCGCTCGGGGACGAGGCAAGGCTTCGTATTGTAAAACTACTATTTGAACAAGAGCGTACGCTGCAAGAAATAACGGAAAGATTACAACTAGGAAAATCGACAGTACATCATCATTTGAAACTTTTACGTTCAGCAAAGTTAGTTGATATTCAAGACGGAAAATATGTGTTGAGAAAGAAAGCAGTGCAGTCTTTAGCGAAAGAATTAGATGCATTTTTGAATAGATAA
- a CDS encoding MFS transporter: MKSVLKNRSFFFMWIGSAISELGGAFGTLCNSILVYELTGSKTALSSMWLLYFIPSLILQLISGPYIDKWSRKWIMIFSQWIRASVFLLPLAMLVTGNIEVWHIYVVQIIVGLITPLYTPASQAITPSIVSKEHLQNANGYIDGMTRLMMFLAPVLGGIVIHFIGMKLTLFFVCICLFISGGLLLFIREKRIKQELRKTWLEQFLHGFTYFFTRPVIVWLGIFLTFVQFGVGVTMVTNLPYIKDELSAGYAEYGYFMAGFPLGYVVGSILVGKVTYKSRRILMLGGLFIGGLTYISLGFNHSIIIAVIIEVIAGICISFFNVHNTTICQQTVPNNMIGQVFSVRLFFIRSAMPLGVLLGGILSEIWGVRALYFIIGAIICVTSLIGILLPYFKFLDEAIEEKTA, encoded by the coding sequence GTGAAGAGTGTATTGAAAAACCGTTCATTCTTTTTTATGTGGATAGGTAGTGCGATTTCGGAATTAGGCGGGGCTTTCGGGACGTTATGTAATTCAATTCTCGTTTATGAATTAACAGGATCAAAAACAGCATTAAGTAGCATGTGGTTACTATATTTTATCCCGTCGCTCATACTACAACTTATAAGCGGTCCATATATTGATAAATGGAGCCGAAAGTGGATTATGATTTTTTCACAATGGATACGAGCGTCCGTATTTTTACTACCTTTGGCGATGCTAGTTACAGGTAATATAGAAGTTTGGCACATTTATGTTGTTCAAATTATAGTTGGACTTATTACACCGCTTTATACACCTGCAAGTCAAGCAATTACACCGAGCATTGTAAGTAAAGAGCACCTTCAAAATGCAAATGGGTATATTGATGGGATGACTCGTCTTATGATGTTTCTTGCGCCAGTATTAGGTGGCATCGTTATTCATTTTATTGGAATGAAGCTAACACTGTTCTTTGTGTGTATTTGTCTATTCATTAGTGGAGGGTTGTTGCTTTTCATTAGAGAAAAGAGGATAAAGCAAGAGCTTAGAAAAACGTGGCTAGAGCAGTTTCTTCATGGATTTACATATTTTTTCACAAGACCAGTTATCGTTTGGCTTGGTATCTTTCTAACATTCGTTCAATTTGGAGTAGGAGTAACGATGGTTACAAATCTTCCTTACATTAAAGATGAACTATCGGCAGGGTATGCTGAATACGGTTATTTTATGGCCGGTTTCCCACTTGGCTATGTAGTTGGATCAATATTAGTCGGAAAAGTAACATATAAAAGCCGGCGAATACTTATGCTTGGAGGATTGTTTATAGGTGGCCTTACATACATTTCTCTAGGGTTCAATCACAGTATTATAATTGCGGTAATTATTGAAGTAATTGCAGGTATTTGTATTTCATTTTTCAATGTTCATAATACGACGATATGCCAACAAACAGTACCAAACAATATGATAGGGCAAGTATTTTCAGTGCGATTATTTTTCATACGATCCGCTATGCCGTTAGGTGTGTTATTAGGAGGCATACTAAGTGAAATATGGGGAGTTAGAGCACTATACTTTATCATAGGTGCGATTATATGCGTCACTTCTTTAATAGGAATATTACTTCCATATTTTAAATTTTTAGATGAGGCAATTGAAGAGAAAACAGCATAA
- the hmoA gene encoding heme-degrading monooxygenase HmoA translates to MFIETKTFTVKEGTSDIVVERFTGEGIIEKFEGFIDLSVLVKKVRRGDEEVVVMIRWESEQAWKNWETSEEHLAGHRAGRGKPKPDHIINVEHGVYYVKSSKSAYQQS, encoded by the coding sequence ATGTTTATCGAAACTAAAACATTTACAGTAAAAGAAGGTACATCAGATATAGTTGTAGAGCGTTTTACAGGAGAAGGCATTATTGAAAAATTTGAAGGGTTTATCGATTTAAGTGTTCTCGTTAAAAAAGTGAGACGCGGAGATGAAGAAGTAGTAGTTATGATTCGCTGGGAATCAGAACAAGCATGGAAAAACTGGGAAACAAGTGAAGAGCATTTAGCTGGACATAGAGCGGGCCGTGGTAAACCAAAACCAGATCATATCATTAACGTTGAACACGGTGTTTATTATGTGAAATCATCGAAATCGGCTTATCAACAGTCGTAA
- a CDS encoding nucleotidyltransferase domain-containing protein, with product MLETQISIKHERHKKLVKTIVAEILSIDKVTGCMLIGSVARGDAYPDSDLDLYILLEDGQKKRFYSETREDILVEYKSADFNLIQVNFKNNPMELYSFLEGKFLFDKSGELKKLKEIAKHEFENYRVSSDKVKGVSHWLHSSLIKIKTALKAKDELKASYIVQTSTWTLLEGIWAINNKPVPPAGSVLKYIETLSKVPTNFAGFINKLFLGDTTERISSAIFLIEWVLLNLENK from the coding sequence ATGTTAGAAACACAAATATCTATTAAACATGAACGACATAAAAAATTAGTGAAAACAATAGTAGCTGAAATCTTATCTATAGATAAGGTAACTGGATGTATGCTTATTGGTTCTGTCGCAAGAGGTGATGCATATCCTGATTCGGATTTAGACTTATATATTCTTTTAGAAGACGGACAAAAGAAGCGATTTTATTCTGAAACGAGAGAAGATATTTTAGTTGAATATAAGAGTGCAGATTTTAATCTAATACAAGTAAACTTTAAAAACAATCCGATGGAACTATACTCATTTTTAGAAGGGAAATTTTTATTTGATAAAAGCGGTGAGTTGAAAAAGTTAAAGGAAATAGCTAAACATGAATTTGAAAACTACCGTGTTTCTAGTGATAAAGTAAAAGGCGTTTCTCATTGGTTACATAGTTCGCTAATTAAAATTAAGACTGCTCTGAAGGCAAAAGATGAGTTAAAAGCATCATATATAGTTCAAACATCAACTTGGACATTGTTAGAGGGAATATGGGCTATTAATAACAAGCCAGTACCGCCAGCTGGATCTGTTTTGAAATATATTGAAACATTATCTAAAGTACCAACGAATTTTGCAGGTTTTATAAATAAATTGTTTTTAGGTGATACGACAGAGCGCATCTCTTCAGCAATTTTCTTGATTGAGTGGGTTTTACTTAATTTGGAGAATAAATAA
- a CDS encoding VOC family protein: MKLNHLNLCVDDLSEARHFFETFFDFQFLEQKGKALVVMSDESGFILVLSDPKAFKGNKEVMYPEAFHIGFLVETSSEVDQSYNRLVAGGIEIGKEPYTMRGSSYGFYFTVFNGLLIEVSCIDYRDGKKVSKSNDTHQE; the protein is encoded by the coding sequence ATGAAGTTGAATCATTTAAATCTATGTGTTGATGATTTATCAGAAGCTAGACATTTCTTTGAAACATTTTTTGATTTTCAATTTTTGGAGCAAAAGGGAAAGGCACTTGTAGTAATGAGTGATGAGAGTGGATTTATACTTGTGCTAAGTGATCCAAAAGCATTTAAGGGGAATAAGGAAGTTATGTATCCTGAAGCTTTTCATATTGGTTTTTTAGTGGAAACTTCAAGTGAAGTTGATCAATCATATAATCGTTTAGTAGCTGGTGGCATTGAAATAGGCAAGGAACCTTATACGATGAGAGGTAGTAGTTATGGTTTTTATTTTACAGTATTTAATGGCTTATTAATCGAAGTGTCTTGTATTGATTATAGAGACGGTAAGAAAGTTTCAAAATCCAATGACACTCATCAAGAGTAA
- the lsrF gene encoding 3-hydroxy-5-phosphonooxypentane-2,4-dione thiolase: MTWGFKNRLNTILPDGRAVMLAIDHGYFLGPIHGLEQPLETVKNLLPYTDSLFLTRGVLSSCIPENCNTPMVMRVSGGATVVGKDLANETIVTPVKEAVKQNAIGVGVSVFVGSDYETQTVSNLANVVSEAHDYGLPVLGITAVAKELQKREARFLALASRVCVEMGADIIKTYYCEGFEKITSTCPAPVVIAGGPKLDSIEDALNITYNALQEGAIGVDMGRNIWQSEHPAAMIQAIHGIVKNRLNVKEALELYNDVKN; the protein is encoded by the coding sequence ATGACTTGGGGATTTAAAAATCGATTAAACACAATTTTACCTGACGGCAGAGCGGTTATGTTAGCGATAGATCACGGCTACTTTTTAGGGCCAATTCACGGACTTGAACAACCGTTAGAAACAGTTAAAAACTTGCTTCCATATACTGATTCCCTCTTTTTAACACGAGGCGTATTAAGTTCCTGTATTCCTGAAAACTGCAACACACCGATGGTTATGCGTGTATCAGGCGGGGCAACTGTAGTAGGCAAAGATTTAGCGAATGAAACAATTGTTACACCTGTGAAAGAAGCAGTAAAACAAAACGCAATTGGCGTCGGCGTTTCTGTCTTTGTTGGATCAGACTATGAAACACAAACTGTTTCAAATCTCGCAAACGTAGTCTCTGAAGCTCACGATTACGGCCTGCCAGTACTCGGTATTACCGCCGTTGCGAAAGAACTACAAAAACGTGAAGCTCGCTTTCTAGCACTCGCCTCCCGCGTATGTGTTGAAATGGGAGCTGATATTATTAAAACGTACTACTGCGAAGGATTCGAAAAAATCACAAGCACATGCCCTGCTCCAGTCGTAATCGCGGGCGGACCGAAACTAGATTCAATCGAAGACGCATTAAACATTACGTACAATGCGCTGCAAGAAGGCGCAATCGGAGTAGACATGGGCCGAAACATATGGCAATCCGAACATCCAGCTGCGATGATTCAAGCGATTCATGGCATTGTAAAAAATAGATTGAATGTGAAAGAGGCGCTGGAACTATATAATGATGTGAAAAATTAA
- a CDS encoding cupin domain-containing protein, translated as MLKANENDFSYRFGDNGPKYLIQGPNIDLGLVVIQPGQEFQNHYHTTCEEVFYALEGEIDFYVNNERVPIKQGDVLQVRPHESHYLINHSDKPFKAVFIKSPYLPNKDTVQTENPTLTKE; from the coding sequence ATGTTAAAAGCGAATGAAAATGATTTCTCCTATCGCTTCGGTGATAACGGGCCGAAATATTTAATACAAGGTCCAAATATTGATCTTGGCCTTGTTGTTATTCAGCCTGGGCAAGAGTTTCAAAATCATTATCATACAACGTGCGAAGAAGTCTTCTATGCGTTAGAAGGCGAAATAGATTTCTATGTGAATAACGAAAGAGTTCCAATCAAACAAGGTGATGTCTTGCAAGTTCGCCCTCATGAATCTCACTATCTTATTAACCATTCTGACAAACCTTTTAAAGCTGTTTTTATAAAATCACCATATTTACCAAATAAAGATACAGTGCAAACTGAAAATCCAACATTAACGAAGGAGTGA
- the lsrK gene encoding autoinducer-2 kinase has translation MSTLLAYDAGTGSIRAVLFDLNGNQLAVSQKEWIHKSDSRYPGSMNFDVTENWQLVQQCTKEVLQKSNTSSSSIKGISATSMREGFVLYDKNGQEIWACANVDGRASAEVSELKQIRSEIEKDLYKKSGQTFSLGALPRLLWIKKHEPDVYRSIHSFTMLNDWILYKLCGVLQIDPSNGCTSGIFDLQNRAWDNWVAEQCGLTLAFSPKVNEAGTVIGNITKRSAELTGLHEGTPVVAGGGDAQMASLGTGVVKPEQTFICGGSFWQQEVNITKPETDPNAAIRVNCHVIPNLWQYETIAFFPGLVMRWFRDAFCHEEKRLAEKLGVDAYELLEEQAKEVPVGSHGIIPTFSNVMNYISWRHAAPSFLNLSLDAEKCGKKEMFRAIEENAAFVTFGNLKLIEALTGKFPSEVIFAGGAAKGKLWPQILSDVLGIPVKVPVVKEAAALGTAIAAGVGAGIYSSMAATAEQFVQWEKTFEPVTENHELYKEFYETWKTVYNSQLALADKGITSHMWIAPGAL, from the coding sequence ATGTCTACTCTATTAGCTTACGACGCTGGTACAGGGAGCATTCGAGCAGTTCTTTTTGATTTAAACGGTAATCAACTTGCTGTTAGTCAAAAAGAATGGATTCATAAATCAGATAGTCGTTACCCTGGTTCTATGAATTTTGATGTAACTGAAAACTGGCAGCTCGTTCAACAATGTACGAAAGAGGTTCTTCAAAAAAGTAATACGTCCTCCTCTTCTATTAAAGGTATTAGTGCAACGAGTATGCGTGAAGGCTTTGTTTTATACGATAAAAACGGGCAGGAAATATGGGCTTGTGCAAATGTTGATGGCCGCGCGTCAGCGGAAGTTAGTGAACTAAAACAAATTCGTTCCGAAATTGAAAAGGATTTATATAAAAAATCTGGTCAAACTTTTTCATTAGGTGCTTTACCTCGCTTACTTTGGATTAAAAAACATGAACCAGACGTGTACAGGAGCATTCATTCTTTCACGATGTTAAACGATTGGATTTTATATAAATTGTGCGGCGTACTACAAATTGATCCTTCAAACGGATGTACGTCCGGTATATTCGATTTACAAAATAGAGCTTGGGATAACTGGGTTGCTGAGCAATGCGGTCTTACTCTAGCCTTTTCTCCAAAAGTAAATGAAGCTGGTACAGTTATCGGGAATATCACAAAACGAAGTGCTGAGTTAACAGGATTACATGAAGGAACACCGGTCGTTGCTGGCGGCGGAGATGCACAAATGGCATCGCTTGGAACTGGAGTTGTAAAGCCTGAACAAACATTTATATGCGGAGGCAGTTTTTGGCAACAAGAAGTAAATATAACAAAACCAGAAACTGATCCAAATGCGGCGATTCGTGTTAATTGCCACGTCATTCCTAACCTATGGCAATACGAAACAATTGCTTTCTTCCCTGGCCTTGTTATGAGGTGGTTTCGAGATGCCTTTTGCCATGAAGAAAAACGGCTCGCTGAAAAACTCGGTGTAGATGCTTATGAATTACTAGAAGAACAAGCGAAAGAAGTTCCTGTAGGCTCACATGGCATAATCCCCACTTTTTCAAATGTAATGAATTATATTTCTTGGCGACATGCTGCACCATCCTTTTTAAATTTAAGTTTAGATGCTGAAAAATGCGGTAAAAAAGAAATGTTCCGGGCAATAGAAGAAAATGCCGCCTTCGTTACATTCGGCAACTTGAAATTAATAGAGGCTCTCACAGGGAAATTTCCTTCTGAAGTGATTTTTGCTGGCGGCGCTGCTAAAGGAAAACTTTGGCCGCAAATTCTTTCAGACGTTCTTGGAATCCCAGTGAAAGTACCAGTTGTAAAAGAAGCGGCAGCTTTAGGAACTGCAATTGCTGCTGGGGTTGGTGCTGGCATATATTCATCTATGGCAGCGACTGCCGAACAGTTTGTACAGTGGGAAAAAACATTTGAGCCAGTCACTGAAAATCATGAACTATATAAGGAATTCTATGAAACATGGAAAACTGTGTATAACAGTCAGCTCGCTTTAGCCGATAAAGGGATCACCTCACATATGTGGATTGCACCCGGTGCTCTGTAA
- a CDS encoding sugar-binding transcriptional regulator: MSQLSFEDNLLTKVAWYYYKDQLTQQKIASLLHISRNKVVRLLDKARTEGVVTFHVKGTGLHCLSIERDLMKKFHLKDAFVIPTPAEDYAFSLGKAAAQYLETHLQQGDLLGIGWGETISKMLENIHFDSSMNLSIVTLTGGVNHYVPRNQSYLNYMQGDLHIIPTPFLTSTNEMTQIILSEPSVKDMLHVASLAHTAVVGIGSLSQDATIVKEEKLTLREMTYIRSQNGAGDILGQFYNTDGKQLELPHHNRLIGTPLSVLQNMKHVVGVAGGTEKIAAIYGALKGKFIHTLITDEETALSLLRKEGDSQCLLY; the protein is encoded by the coding sequence ATGTCACAGCTGAGCTTTGAAGACAATTTGTTAACAAAAGTAGCTTGGTACTATTATAAAGATCAATTAACCCAGCAAAAAATTGCTTCCCTTCTTCACATTTCAAGAAATAAAGTCGTTCGGTTGTTAGATAAAGCACGGACGGAAGGTGTCGTCACATTTCACGTAAAAGGTACTGGTTTGCACTGTTTAAGCATCGAACGTGACCTTATGAAAAAATTCCATCTAAAAGATGCTTTCGTTATTCCAACGCCAGCAGAAGATTATGCATTTTCACTCGGAAAAGCTGCCGCACAATATTTAGAAACTCATCTGCAACAAGGAGATTTACTTGGGATTGGCTGGGGAGAGACGATAAGTAAAATGCTAGAAAACATTCATTTTGATAGCTCTATGAATCTTTCAATCGTTACTCTTACAGGAGGCGTAAATCACTATGTTCCAAGAAACCAAAGCTATTTAAACTACATGCAAGGCGATCTTCATATTATTCCTACCCCTTTTCTAACATCTACAAACGAAATGACGCAAATTATTCTATCTGAACCGAGCGTGAAAGATATGCTTCACGTCGCTTCACTCGCTCATACAGCAGTAGTTGGCATTGGCAGCTTATCTCAAGACGCCACAATTGTGAAAGAAGAAAAATTAACACTACGTGAAATGACTTATATACGTAGTCAAAACGGGGCTGGAGATATTTTAGGGCAATTTTATAATACTGACGGAAAACAATTAGAACTTCCCCATCATAACCGTCTTATCGGCACACCACTCTCTGTTCTTCAAAATATGAAACATGTCGTTGGTGTAGCTGGCGGTACGGAAAAGATAGCTGCAATTTACGGCGCCTTAAAAGGAAAGTTCATTCATACATTAATTACCGATGAAGAAACTGCCCTCTCCTTATTAAGAAAGGAAGGTGACTCTCAATGTCTACTCTATTAG